ATGATCCAAAAGCCAAGCGCACGGTGTTACGACGATTGGGCGAAGAAGTGGGAGCATTGCATTTGGCGGGATTTGCACACGGCGATCTGAGAATGGGCAATGTGCTGTTGCAAGGGCCACCCGAAATTCCAGAATTCGTGTTTCTCGATAACGAACGTACATCACATTTTAGAAAGATACCAAAAAGACTGGCCATTCAGAACCTGCGGCAGATCAATACGGACGCCGTATCCAGGTTGAGCCGAAGCGACCGGTTGCGGATTTTCAGAGCCTATCAGAGCGTGTATGGCGCTTTTAAAAAAAAGGCGGAAAAGAGAATGATTGCAGAAATAGAACACCTGACCAGAAAACGGCTTGCCGCCGCGTTAAAATAAACTCCGGATCGAAGCCAGAATAGAAACCAAAAGCTATGAACACTTATAAAAATTCAATGCACGTGCTTCTGTTTACCTTTTTATACGCCTTGGGGCTTATCCCCCGGAGATGGTCGTCCGCCATTGCCAATGCAATAGGGACTATATGGTATGCTGTGGACAAAGGCCATAGAGATATAGCCCATGAAAACATGGCCAGAGTGTACGGTGACAAGAAGAGTCGGGTGGAAATTAGAAGCGCCACACGCCGTAGTTTTGGCCAGATTGCCCAAATTCCGTTTGAAATGGGGTGGGCCTTGAGAATGAACAGGCAGGATTTCATGCGGCACTGCAAGATCACGGGGCTGCCGAATTTGCGCCGGGCATTCGCCAAGGGCAAAGGCGTGTTGATCCTTACGCTTCACATCGGCAATTGGGAATTGCTACCTATGGCTTATATCGACAGCGGTTTGAATGTAAGTATGGTTTATCGGCCCTTGGACTTCAAACCTGCCGACGAGTTCATACTCAATTATCGTTCCAGACATGGGGCTCAGCCGATTCCTAAAAAGAAGTCCATGCGCCGGATATTAAAAGCTTTAGCACAGAGAGATTGCGTGGGCATATTGCTAGATCAGACAGCAGGCATGAAGGCTGGAATCTTGCTGGAGTTTTTTGACCATCCGGCGTGGACCAACAAAGGCCTGGCGCTGTTGGCCTCAAAGACCCAGGCGCCGGTGATCACTTCATTCCTGATACGTAATGGCCTGAATTATGAAGTCCATATCGGTCCGGAAATCCCACTGGTTCACACCGGCAGAAAAGAAGATGATGTTCGAATCAATACGCAGCGTTATAATCAAGCACTGGAGGAGATCATCCGCAAATATCCAGAACAATGGCTCTGGATGCACCGGCGATGGAAACAGAGAGGGAAAAAACGCAAAATCAAAAACGTATCATAAAAAGGGTATGTTTGAGTCCGCGCCATTGACTTGCTTATCCGCGAACTGAATCTCATACAACTTAGCGTACTCCCCACCGCTTTCAAGTAATTCGGTATGGGTGCCGGTCTCGACGATGCGGCCATCGACCACTACGGCGATGCGGTCCGCTCCTGATATGGTGGAAAGTCGATGGGCGATGACCAGCGTGGTTCGTCCCTTCATCAGGTTTTCCAGCGCTTTCTGAACGATACCCTCCGCTTCAGAATCCAACGCAGATGTTGCTTCATCTAAGATGAGTATCGGAGCATCCTTGATAAGCGCCCTGGCGATACAGAGGCGCTGCCTTTCACCACCGGAAAGACGCCCCCCCAATTCTCCGATCATCGTGTCGTAGCCTTTGGGAAAACGCTGGATGAAATCATGGGCGTAAGCCGCCCGCGCTGCGGCTTCAACCGCATCGTCCGGGGCCTGTCGATTGCCGTAACGGATGTTGTCCCGCACGGTTTCATTGAATAAAATTGGTTCTTGTGTAACAATTGCAATTTGTCGGCGCAGGTCGGAGGCCTTGAATTCGCGGATGTCGATGCCGTCCAGGGTGATCGATCCGTCCGTTACGTCAAAAAACCTGGGAATCAAATTGGCTATGGTACTCTTACCGCCTCCGCTCATGCCCACCAAAGCCAACACCTTGCCTGGATCCATGCTGAGGTCGATGCCTTTGAGGACTGGTTTATCTTCGTAACTGAACTCGACCTGATTGAAATGGATGCTATGGGTGTCGGTGTCGGGAATGGTCTGCGGAATTACCGGATCGGGAATATTGTTCGGTGTTTCGATGACATCGTAGATTCGATCGGTTGCGGCCAATCCGCTCTGAACTTTAGTGTTGAGCTTGCTGAGTTTTTTGATCGGTTCGTAAAGCAAGATGACGCAGGTCAGAAAGCTGATGAATGCACCTGGGGTGGTTTTATCCTTGATTACCTCCCACCCGCCGTACCAGATCACCAAAGCGATGCCGATGCCGGCGATAATTTCCATCAGTGGAGAGGCGATGGCGCGAACCTTAACGCCTTTGATTTCCAATCTGAAAAGATCGGCGGTCTTGCCGAAGAACCGCTGCTTTTCGTGCGTTTCCATGCCGAACGCTTTGACGATCTTCGTTCCGGCGAGGGTTTCATGCAAAAAGGCGGTCAGTTCGGCCATCGCCACTTGGCAACCCGTGCTGATTTTTCTGACCCGACGGCCCAACAGAAAGACAGGGTAGAAGGCGATGGGCAGCACGACAAAAGCCAGAAGCGCCATTCGCCAGTTCAGATATAGGATCACCCCCATAAGGCCGAGAACCGATGTCGTATCGCGCAGAACTCCGGCCACTGCGGTGGATACCATATTTTTAAGCTGGTTCACGTCGTTCGTGATCCTGGACATCAGGACACCGGTGCGCTCTTTTTGAAAATAGGAGAGCGGCAGGTCCTGAATCTTGTCATAAAGTTCATCACGCAGACGACGGATGACGTTCTCGCCGACATAATTCATGAAATATTCGTAACCATATTCTCCAAAGCCTCTGAATAGAAAGACCACGAGTATAGCCAACGGCAGTAAAAAAAGTCCGGCGGCATTCTTGTTCATGAAAATGTCGTCGATCACCGGTTTGGTCAGATAGCCCATGGCGCTGGTGGTGGCCGATATGACCACACTACACAGCCCTGCCATTATCAAACGTCCCGCGTTCTGTTTGATCAATGCCAGCAATTTTTTGTGGCGCGGTTGGAATTCGAATTTAAATGGAAATTTCAACAAAATATCCTTTGGGTATGTTTTCTTGAGTGATCCGGACGGTCAAACCGCCCCGTTTTTAACCCATACCATCTCGTTTGTAAATGGTGCGGGTTTGGCCAATAGGGCAGAAGTGCAGGAACAAATGCGGGAAAACCATTGCAGACCCTAAAACAACATGGGTTGGGATATTCGTTGCCAACCTATCTGCAGCGTTATATAAGAACCCAAAAAATGAAGGCCAAAATGGCGTCTTACCGCTTAGTTTCTGTAATGACTTTGGTGGTGCCCGGCAGCCGAAATATAATCATAAACGAGCCTATGCCTCATAAAGAGATCGACCTGAATCATCTAAAAACCTATGTCGCCGCTGATCGGCCGTCCAGCGTGACGACCGCCTTGGAAGGCGTGCCGCCGCGGGCAGGTATGACAATCAGGCAGTTTCTCGACGAATTGCCTGGGCTGCTGAAGGCCGAGGATTTAAAATCAGTGGCCCGGGCCGTCGTTGCGGCAAGGGACACAAGAAAACCGGTCATCGCCATGCTGGGTGGCCATGTGATCAAGACCGGCTGCAGTCCGATCCTGGCCGATTTGGCCGTCCATGGTTTCATTACCCACTTTGCGTCCAACGGCAGTGCAGCGGTTCACGATACTGAGCTGGCCACTTGCGGGCATACCTCCGAGGATGTTGCAGTTCAGCTGGCAGATGGCTCTTTTGGCATGGCATCGGATACGGCTGAATTGATCAATCAGGCGGCAATTCGCGCCGTGCGAACCGGCGAGGGGTTCGGCGAAGCGATGGGGGCCATGCTGGTGGAACAAAATGCGCCCTATTTGGAGCGGGCATTGCTCGCCCACTGCCGGCGGATCGGAATTGCCTATACCCTTCATGTAGCGATCGGCACGGATATCGTCCATCAGCACCCGTCGGCCGACGGTGCGGCCATCGGAGCGGCCTCCCTGCGCGATTTCAGAATCTTCGCGGCTGCGGTGGCGGATTTGGATGGCGGGGGGGTGGCGTTGAATCTGGGCAGTGCCGTCATCATGCCCGAGGTGTTTTTAAAGGCCCTGGCCATTGCGCGCAATCTGACCGGTGGGCCCAGGGATTTTACGACCGCCAATTTCGATATGATCCAGCACTACCGACCATCGGTCAATGTGGTTCAACGGCCGATTCTATGCGGAGGACACGGATATGCGATCACCGGCCATCATGAAATCATGATTCCCCTGCTGGCGGCGGCCATACACGCATATGCCTGAACCGGAATCCGGAAGCTGTGGTAGGGTGAGGAGTGGTGATGTTTGCGGAAATCTTGGAACGCCATCTGGCGTGCTTTAAGCAACTGCCGGACCTGGAGCGAGAGGTCGACGATATCGCCAAACGCCTGAGCGGCGTGATCGCCGGCGGTCATAAGGTTCTCATCTGCGGAAACGGTGGATCGGCCGCCGACGCCCAGCATTTCGCCGCCGAGCTGATCGGTCGTTTCGAAAATGAGCGGGCGGCCTGGCCGGCGGTGGCCCTGACCACCGATACCTCGATTCTGACGGCCGTTGGCAACGATTACGGTTTTGACCAGGTATTTGCCCGTCAAGTGCAAGGGTTGGGGCGGTCCGGCGACGCGCTTATCGGCATTTCCACATCGGGGAATTCCGGCAACGTGATTCAGGCCGTTCAGGAAGCCAGAAAACTGGGAATGTATACCGTGGGGTTGCTGGGCAAGTGCGGCGGCGCCATTAAGCCGCTGGTGGATTCGGCCATCGTCATCGACGATCCCGCCACTGCGCGCATCCAGGAGGCCCATAGTTTTATTCTCCACTACTGGGCCCTGGTGATCGAAAACCGCATCTGCGCCGCACGGTCAGAGTAAAAACCACGCTCAGGCGCAACCGGCATAACCGACTCAGGTACCCTCATGCAGAAAATGCCAATCTTATTTGAAGAAGCGGATATTCTCGTGGTCGGCGACGTGATGCTGGACCGCTATGTCTGGGGCCAGGTCAAACGCATATCACCCGAAGCGCCGGTACCTGTGGTACAGGCCCAGCGCACCACGGAAACCTTGGGCGGCGCGGGCAATGTGGCATATAATCTGGCCGCTTTGAATTGCCGGGTGAGCCTCATCGGTGTGTGTGGCGCGGACCCGACCGCTCGATCGCTGCGCGATCTGCTCACCGCCAAGAAGATAGACGATCTTCTGCTCGCGGATCCGGCGCGGCCGACGACCACCAAGACCCGCATCATGGCCCATAAGCAACAGATACTCCGCCTGGACGACGAGCAGGTCCGTCCCATGGATGCGGAGATCATCGCCGGGATTCGAAATGCCTTTTCAACCGGATTGGAGCGCTGCAAGGCGGTGGTCCTTTCGGACTACGGCAAAGGCGTATTAGCGGAGACTTCTTTTGTCCAGGAGATGATTCAGGCCTGCCGCAGCCGTTCGATTCCCGTACTGGTGGATCCCAAGGGCATGGATTGGCAGCGCTACCGCGGGGCCTCGGGCGTTACCCCCAATACGGCCGAGTTGGAGATGGTGGCCGGTTCTGCCCTGGAGACCGATGAAGCCGGATTGATCGCTGCGGCCGAGCAGACCCGAGAACGTTACGGCCTGGAATGGTTGCTGGTTACCCGCGGGGCAAAAGGCATGTGCCTCGTCCGGTCCGATACGACACCGCTTCTCATTCCAGCTCAGGCACGGGAAGTTTTTGACGTGTCGGGTGCCGGCGATACGGTCATCGCCACCCTGGCCGCGGCGCTGAGTGTCGGCACGCCGCTGGCCGATGCCGCCCGGATCGCCAATCAAGCAGCCGGGATCGTTGTCGGCAAGCTGGGCACCCAGCCCATCCTGGCGTCTGAGCTGGCTACGGCCCTGCACTTCAACGACCAGCGTCGCTTTTTTCCCTATTCTGCGGCCAAGTTGTCCGATGTGCCGGCTGCCACGGAAAAGATCGGCCAGTGGCGTGCCGCTGGAGAACGCGTGGTTTTTACCAACGGCTGTTTCGATCTGCTGCATCCCGGCCATATCAGCCTGCTCTACAAAGCCCGCTCACTGGGCGATCGCCTGGTGGTGGGGCTCAATACCGATGCCTCGATCAAACGGTTGAAGGGCAGCGGCCGTCCGATATTATCGGAACACGATCGTGCGGCCATGTTGGGCGCCCTGGCATGTGTGGATTTGGTGGTGGCCTTTGACGAAGATACGCCCATCGAACTCATCAAAGCCTTGCAGCCGGATATTTTGGTCAAAGGATCGGATTACAAGCCCGACCAGGTGGTGGGTAAAGAGGTGGTCGAGTCGTATGGCGGATCGGTCCAACTGGTGGATCTCGTGGAGGGCTACAGCACCACCCGCTTGACCGAGAAGGTGATCTTGGAATATCAGCGGCGGAGCACCCGAATTGACGCCAAGTAGCAAGTTGACCAGACCAATCCACCTGCAAGGGCTACCGGTTCTCCTCTTCGAGCAGCCGTTCAAAGTAGGCAATGGTTTTTTTCAGCCCCTCATCCAGGCCGACCACCGGTTGCCATTGAAGCTCCTTGCGAGCCAGCGCGATGTCGGGTTTGCGTTGGCGTGGATCGTCCTGTGGTAAGGGTTTGTAAATCACCTCGGAAGCGCTGCCCGTTAACTCGATCACCTTACGGGCCAGTTCCATGATGGTGAACTCGGCCGGGTTGCCCAGGTTGACCGGTCCGATCATCTCATCGGAAGAATTCATCAACCCGATCAATCCCTCGATCAAGTCGTCGACATAACAGAATGAGCGGGTCTGTTGCCCCTGACCGAAAACGGTGATCGGCTCGTTTTTAAGGGCCTGCACGATGAAGTTGGAAACCACCCGGCCGTCGTTGGGGTGCATGCGGGGACCATAGGTGTTGAAGATGCGTGCCACTTTGATTTTCAAGCGATGCTGCCGGTAATAGTCGAAGAAAAGAGTCTCGGCGCAGCGTTTGCCCTCATCGTAGCATGAACGGATGCCAATGGGATTGACCCGGCCCCAATAGGATTCCGGCTGGGGATGTACCTCCGGATCCCCGTAGACCTCGCTGGTGGAGGCCTGGAGAATCCTGGCCCTCACCCGCTTGGCCAAGCCGAGCATGTTGATGGCGCCGTGGACACTCGTTTTGGTCGTCTGCACCGGGTCGAACTGGTAGTGGATGGGTGAGGCCGGGCAGGCCATGTTGTATATTTCGTCCACTTCGAGGTAGAGTGGAAAAGTCACATCATGCCGGATGAATTCGAAATCGGGATGATTCAGCAAATGGCGGATGTTGCGTTTGGTGCCCGTGAAGCAGTTGTCCACACACAATACATCATGGCCCTGTTCAAGCAGCCGTTCGCACAGGTGGGACCCGAGAAATCCACAACCCCCGGTGACCATGATCCGTTTGGACAGATGCATCTGCTTCCCCTTTTCTGCTTGAGGTATCATTATTTCGGTCCGATTGCCTTGTAACCGATTTTCACCCTGAAGTCCATGTCCCCCGGCGGTGTTTGGTGCTTGTGTATATTTTAGAATAAAATGCAGAATACTTGGATGTATCGCTTGGTGGTTGCACTTTTGATAGAAGTATGGAAAATAACGCTTCCATCAACCCACGAGAAGGAGGGACCATGGCCATCGATCAACATTTACTGGAACTCCTGGTTTGCCCGCAGTGCAAGGGGGATATCCGTTTGAATGCCAAAGGGGACGGACTGATTTGCGATGCATGCAAGTTGGTTTACGAAATCAGGGATGATATTCCGATCATGCTTATCGAAGAAGCCAAACCATTGTCCGAAACCGCTTCATGACATGCATTGCCTGATGGGTCTCTCTGGCCCCGACCGCTTGTTGTACTTTAAAAGCCTTTTTCAGCGGGAGGCAATGTTGCCATGAGTCTGCCGCAGCCGCCTCAACCGGCCAAACTGATCGTCGGCCTGCTTTTGAAAGAGCAGTCCCTGGTGCCGGAGCTGGCCGAGGCACTAGAGACTGAATTTGGCGCCATAGACATGGTGAGTCCTTGGTTTACTTTCGATTATACCAAATATTATGCATCGGAGATGGGGCAACCCTTGCACCGCCGCATGCTCGTCTTCGAGGAATTGATGCAACAGCATGCGTTGGCCCAAATCAAGCTGACGACCAACCGCATAGAAAACCAGTACGCGCGTGACGGTAAACGACAGGTCAATCTCGATCCCGGGTATCTGCTGTATGAGCGATTCGTCCTGGCTACCGGTAAAAACTACACGCATCGCATATATATAGGTGAAAATATTTATGCCGATCTGACCCTGATCTATCAACAGGGCCAATACCGTGCGTTGTCCTGGACCTATCCGGATTATGCGGATGACCAGATGCGCCGGTTTCTTCTGAAGGTCCGTCAAAAATACGGAGCCGATTTGAACCGCAACGGGGCGGGATTGCAGCTCGGATCATAAAACCCCGACCTGTCTCGATCCTTAATACTAATCAAACGAGAGCGAGATCCAATGCTCAAAAGCATGACCGCATATGCCGGTGCCGAAAAATCCGAGGGAGAATTGACCGCCAATGTCGAAATGCGTTCCTACAACAGCCGCCATCTGGATCTGGCCGTTCGAATGCCGCACGGCTATGCGGCATTAGAAGAAAAGGTCAAGGGCAAGATTGCCACCGCGTTGGTTCGCGGCCGCGTCGAAGTGCGCATCTGGGTCAAGGATACCTCCGAGCAGGCGTGTGCATTCGAAGTGGACAGCGCAAAAGCCAGGGCCTTTCATGCGGCCGTAACACGCCTGAAAACCGAATTGAATCTGGCCGGAGAGTTGTCGCTGGATCGTCTCATCGATGTCAGCGGGATCATCCAACCGGTGGAAGATTGCACCGCCACCGATGCTGCCTGGCCGCTGATCGAGGCCGCCTTGTCGGAAGCTTTGGCCTCCCTGGATCAGATGCGGCTGCAGGAGGGCAATCACATCGGGGAGGATTTCGCGCAGCGTCTGGAGCTGATTGAAACACACTTGGACGCGATCGAAAAAGAGTCAGCCGGGCTGCCGGCTCTTTATCGTGATAAATTGACATCCCGCATCGAATCCCTGACCCAGGGGGTGGTCGAACTGGATCCGGTTCGCATCGTCCAGGAGGTGGCCGTAATGGCGGACCGCAGTGACATCTCCGAGGAGATCGTCCGGGCGCGCAGTCATATGCTGCAGTTCCGGGCCCTGGTGAAGGGGCCAGAGCCGGCCGGCCGGCAACTCAATTTTCTGTTGCAGGAATTCAATCGGGAATTTAATACCATGGGATCCAAAATCGGACAGGCCGACTTGGCCCATTCCATAGTGGCTGTCAAAGCGGAGATCGAAAAACTGCGCGAACAGGTGCAAAATATCGAATAAGCCTCGGACGAGAGGGAAAAAGAGGGGCGGATGGAAAAAAACCTGCTCAATATCGGATTCGGCAACACCGTAGTGGCCGAGAGGGTGGTGGCCATCGTTTCACCCAACTCATCACCCATGAAACGGCTCAAGGACGAGGCCCGGGATGACCATCACTTGATCGATGCCACACATGGCCGGCGCACCCGTTCGATCATCATCATGGACAGCAACCATATCGTGCTGTCGGCCATCCAGGCCGAGACCATTTCCCAGCGTTATGAAATGCTCAAAGAGGCCGAAGAGTAAGTGACCATGCACACATGGACCGACACAGATTCCCACGCCCGGACCAACCGCTCAGGAAAACTCTTCATCGTCTCGGCCCCTTCCGGCGCAGGCAAGACGACGTTGTGCGGCATGGTCAGGCGCCATTTTAAAGACCTGGCGTATTCCATATCCTCCACAACGCGCACACCAAGACCAGGCGAGCGTAATGGGATCGACTATTTCTTCGTGAGCCGGGAAGTATTTGAAGATGGGATCGCACAGGGCCGTTGGGCGGAGTGGGCCGAGGTGCACGGCAATCTATACGGCACATCGGCCCAATGGATCTCACAAGCCTTGTCTGAGGGCAGGGATATTCTCCTGGATATTGACGTCCAGGGGGCCCGCCGGCTGCTCACCCATTTCCCGGATGCGGTTACTATCTTCATTTGTCCCCCCTCCATGGCCGACTTGGAACAGCGTTTGAGGCAACGGGGCGATGACGACGAAGCCACCATCGCCCTCCGGCTGCGTAACGCCCAAGCCGAAATGGATCAGAAGGACATGTATCGACACGTCCTGGTCAATGATGATTTGGACCAGGCCAAATCCGAACTCATTGCATTAATTGACAGCTACCGATCCCCAGCTTGAAAAATCAGTTCATTCACTTACGTTATATCGTAATACAGGGATCGGATGACAGGCGAATGGTTCATATTCAATGGATGTGCTTTATGGATACCATCCGGTCCTGGAGGCGCTGCGGGCGCGACGGCGCCGGATCGGCAAGGTATGTCTCGGGAAGGGCAAAGGTGCCCCGCGGAGGCAGGCCATAGCCGATGCGGCTGGTCAAGCGGGGGCCGCAGTCGAATGGATCGCCGCCCAGCAGATCACGGCCATCGTGGGGCACCCGCGCCACCAGGACGTTTGTGCCCAGGCGTCGCCCTATCCGGTGGTCACACTCGAAGCTCTTATGGACGAAATCACCAAGTCGAGCCGCCCCCCATGGCTGCTGCTGCTCGATCAGGTGGTCGATCCGCAGAACCTGGGTGCCATGGCAAGGACAGCCCACTGTGCGGGCATGC
This Desulfatitalea tepidiphila DNA region includes the following protein-coding sequences:
- the msbA gene encoding lipid A export permease/ATP-binding protein MsbA, whose protein sequence is MKFPFKFEFQPRHKKLLALIKQNAGRLIMAGLCSVVISATTSAMGYLTKPVIDDIFMNKNAAGLFLLPLAILVVFLFRGFGEYGYEYFMNYVGENVIRRLRDELYDKIQDLPLSYFQKERTGVLMSRITNDVNQLKNMVSTAVAGVLRDTTSVLGLMGVILYLNWRMALLAFVVLPIAFYPVFLLGRRVRKISTGCQVAMAELTAFLHETLAGTKIVKAFGMETHEKQRFFGKTADLFRLEIKGVKVRAIASPLMEIIAGIGIALVIWYGGWEVIKDKTTPGAFISFLTCVILLYEPIKKLSKLNTKVQSGLAATDRIYDVIETPNNIPDPVIPQTIPDTDTHSIHFNQVEFSYEDKPVLKGIDLSMDPGKVLALVGMSGGGKSTIANLIPRFFDVTDGSITLDGIDIREFKASDLRRQIAIVTQEPILFNETVRDNIRYGNRQAPDDAVEAAARAAYAHDFIQRFPKGYDTMIGELGGRLSGGERQRLCIARALIKDAPILILDEATSALDSEAEGIVQKALENLMKGRTTLVIAHRLSTISGADRIAVVVDGRIVETGTHTELLESGGEYAKLYEIQFADKQVNGADSNIPFL
- a CDS encoding DUF4416 family protein — its product is MSLPQPPQPAKLIVGLLLKEQSLVPELAEALETEFGAIDMVSPWFTFDYTKYYASEMGQPLHRRMLVFEELMQQHALAQIKLTTNRIENQYARDGKRQVNLDPGYLLYERFVLATGKNYTHRIYIGENIYADLTLIYQQGQYRALSWTYPDYADDQMRRFLLKVRQKYGADLNRNGAGLQLGS
- the hldE gene encoding bifunctional D-glycero-beta-D-manno-heptose-7-phosphate kinase/D-glycero-beta-D-manno-heptose 1-phosphate adenylyltransferase HldE, with the protein product MPILFEEADILVVGDVMLDRYVWGQVKRISPEAPVPVVQAQRTTETLGGAGNVAYNLAALNCRVSLIGVCGADPTARSLRDLLTAKKIDDLLLADPARPTTTKTRIMAHKQQILRLDDEQVRPMDAEIIAGIRNAFSTGLERCKAVVLSDYGKGVLAETSFVQEMIQACRSRSIPVLVDPKGMDWQRYRGASGVTPNTAELEMVAGSALETDEAGLIAAAEQTRERYGLEWLLVTRGAKGMCLVRSDTTPLLIPAQAREVFDVSGAGDTVIATLAAALSVGTPLADAARIANQAAGIVVGKLGTQPILASELATALHFNDQRRFFPYSAAKLSDVPAATEKIGQWRAAGERVVFTNGCFDLLHPGHISLLYKARSLGDRLVVGLNTDASIKRLKGSGRPILSEHDRAAMLGALACVDLVVAFDEDTPIELIKALQPDILVKGSDYKPDQVVGKEVVESYGGSVQLVDLVEGYSTTRLTEKVILEYQRRSTRIDAK
- a CDS encoding DUF370 domain-containing protein, giving the protein MEKNLLNIGFGNTVVAERVVAIVSPNSSPMKRLKDEARDDHHLIDATHGRRTRSIIIMDSNHIVLSAIQAETISQRYEMLKEAEE
- a CDS encoding lysophospholipid acyltransferase family protein, whose product is MNTYKNSMHVLLFTFLYALGLIPRRWSSAIANAIGTIWYAVDKGHRDIAHENMARVYGDKKSRVEIRSATRRSFGQIAQIPFEMGWALRMNRQDFMRHCKITGLPNLRRAFAKGKGVLILTLHIGNWELLPMAYIDSGLNVSMVYRPLDFKPADEFILNYRSRHGAQPIPKKKSMRRILKALAQRDCVGILLDQTAGMKAGILLEFFDHPAWTNKGLALLASKTQAPVITSFLIRNGLNYEVHIGPEIPLVHTGRKEDDVRINTQRYNQALEEIIRKYPEQWLWMHRRWKQRGKKRKIKNVS
- a CDS encoding Trm112 family protein, which codes for MAIDQHLLELLVCPQCKGDIRLNAKGDGLICDACKLVYEIRDDIPIMLIEEAKPLSETAS
- the gmk gene encoding guanylate kinase; the encoded protein is MHTWTDTDSHARTNRSGKLFIVSAPSGAGKTTLCGMVRRHFKDLAYSISSTTRTPRPGERNGIDYFFVSREVFEDGIAQGRWAEWAEVHGNLYGTSAQWISQALSEGRDILLDIDVQGARRLLTHFPDAVTIFICPPSMADLEQRLRQRGDDDEATIALRLRNAQAEMDQKDMYRHVLVNDDLDQAKSELIALIDSYRSPA
- a CDS encoding D-sedoheptulose-7-phosphate isomerase, translated to MFAEILERHLACFKQLPDLEREVDDIAKRLSGVIAGGHKVLICGNGGSAADAQHFAAELIGRFENERAAWPAVALTTDTSILTAVGNDYGFDQVFARQVQGLGRSGDALIGISTSGNSGNVIQAVQEARKLGMYTVGLLGKCGGAIKPLVDSAIVIDDPATARIQEAHSFILHYWALVIENRICAARSE
- a CDS encoding UDP-glucuronic acid decarboxylase family protein; the encoded protein is MHLSKRIMVTGGCGFLGSHLCERLLEQGHDVLCVDNCFTGTKRNIRHLLNHPDFEFIRHDVTFPLYLEVDEIYNMACPASPIHYQFDPVQTTKTSVHGAINMLGLAKRVRARILQASTSEVYGDPEVHPQPESYWGRVNPIGIRSCYDEGKRCAETLFFDYYRQHRLKIKVARIFNTYGPRMHPNDGRVVSNFIVQALKNEPITVFGQGQQTRSFCYVDDLIEGLIGLMNSSDEMIGPVNLGNPAEFTIMELARKVIELTGSASEVIYKPLPQDDPRQRKPDIALARKELQWQPVVGLDEGLKKTIAYFERLLEEENR
- a CDS encoding YicC/YloC family endoribonuclease, which gives rise to MLKSMTAYAGAEKSEGELTANVEMRSYNSRHLDLAVRMPHGYAALEEKVKGKIATALVRGRVEVRIWVKDTSEQACAFEVDSAKARAFHAAVTRLKTELNLAGELSLDRLIDVSGIIQPVEDCTATDAAWPLIEAALSEALASLDQMRLQEGNHIGEDFAQRLELIETHLDAIEKESAGLPALYRDKLTSRIESLTQGVVELDPVRIVQEVAVMADRSDISEEIVRARSHMLQFRALVKGPEPAGRQLNFLLQEFNREFNTMGSKIGQADLAHSIVAVKAEIEKLREQVQNIE